The proteins below are encoded in one region of Apium graveolens cultivar Ventura chromosome 4, ASM990537v1, whole genome shotgun sequence:
- the LOC141718055 gene encoding uncharacterized protein LOC141718055 — MDASELGFPVRQKKLSLDIKGNRTDIIICSYDDHIFVIATQIGSLGTIINARKEEGVSTNPTFHVSVIFGKRDEPVLVACARQLIEHISNSGSSRPLILSLGLKDHSLGTLKGIVSVVIENRMW; from the exons atggATGCTTCGGAGCTAGGCTTCCCTGTGCGTCAGAAGAAGCTGTCACTTGATATCAAG GGTAACAGAACAGATATTATCATATGTAGCTATGATGATCATATTTTT GTCATAGCCACACAAATAGGAAGTCTGGGAACTATCATAAACGCAAG GAAGGAGGAAGGGGTTTCAACAAATCCAACCTTCCATGTGTCCGTTATATTTGGTAAAAGAGACGAG CCAGTGCTAGTGGCTTGTGCTCGTCAGCTAATTGAACATATAAG CAACTCTGGATCTTCTAGACCATTGATTCTCTCCCTTGGTCTCAAAGACCACTCCCTG GGAACACTGAAAGGCATCGTTTCTGTTGTGATTGAGAACCGCATGTGGTAG
- the LOC141718627 gene encoding uncharacterized protein LOC141718627 codes for MGSPWKVRFLKDIIRQERPTVVFLCETLSSRMQLERIRMQINFQGMIVVEPQGRSGGLALFWKENGQAKLLSLSKNHTDVELNIKDMQAWRLTGFYGEPNRSQRRRTWDLLRHLARDSNLPWCILGDMNNIVSQLDKGGAAYPQSLIDGFNAVLEDTGLQDMDLHGHQFTWERGRNTENWLEIRLDRALVTHSWFDLFPMAKLYTMEGSPSDHCPIYLEPKGNQRWQRKKRFRFENAWLTEPLCMQIVKDNWEVNEDSSIVYKVQQCGEKLEVWGREVTGCFSKRIKECKMQLKQYRNGRDVQSLQRYKEAQQQLHLKLKDENGSWVEWQDGLKELLTNYYQELYSSSQVDNDEVINCVKPKISEKQNVQLMKEITEEEVREAIFHMHPDKAPGPDGFSKSYEKLLDVVVSDTQSAFIPGSLISDNIMISYEVMHYLKRKKFGKEGFMALKLDMSKAYDRIEWKFLEAILRKLGFCDWWVYLVM; via the exons ATGGGGTCACCTTGGAAGGTTCGGTTCCTTAAAGACATTATTCGTCAAGAAAGACCCACTGTAGTTTTTCTTTGTGAAACTTTGAGTAGTAGGATGCAGTTGGAGCGTATAAGAATGCAAATAAATTTTCAGGGTATGATTGTAGTGGAGCCTCAAGGACGCAGCGGGGGATTGGCTTTATTCTGGAAAGAGAATGGTCAAGCTAAGCTACTTAGTCTATCGAAAAATCATACTGATGTGGAGCTAAATATAAAGGACATGCAAGCTTGGCGTTTAACTGGTTTCTACGGGGAGCCTAATAGAAGTCAGAGACGAAGAACCTGGGATCTGTTGAGGCATTTAGCAAGGGATTCTAATTTGCCGTGGTGTATCCTGGGCGATATGAACAACATAGTCTCCCAACTGGATAAAGGTGGAGCAGCATACCCTCAAAGCTTGATAGATGGGTTTAACGCAGTGTTGGAGGACACAGGTCTACAAGACATGGATTTACATGGTCACCAATTCACCTGGGAAAGAGGTCGTAACACGGAGAACTGGTTAGAAATTAGACTGGACAGGGCTTTAGTTACACACAGCTGGTTCGACTTATTTCCTATGGCTAAGCTGTATACGATGGAAGGGTCACCATCAGATCACTGTCCCATTTATTTGGAACCCAAGGGTAATCAGCGTTGGCAAAGGAAAAAACGCTTTCGTTTTGAAAATGCTTGGTTAACAGAGCCATTGTGTATGCAAATTGTCAAGGACAACTGGGAGGTTAATGAGGATTCTAGCATCGTTTATAAAGTTCAGCAGTGCGGTGAAAAACTGGAAGTCTGGGGAAGAGAAGTTACAGGTTGCTTTAGTAAGAGAATTAAAGAATGTAAGATGCAACTGAAACAGTATCGAAATGGGAGGGATGTGCAGTCGTTACAGAGATATAAAGAGGCTCAGCAACAACTTCATCTG AAACTGAAAGATGAGAACGGCAGTTGGGTGGAATGGCAAGATGGCTTAAAGGAGCTGCTCACGAATTATTACCAGGAGTTATACAGTTCCTCTCAGGTTGATAATGATGAGGTGATCAATTGTGTTAAACCAAAAATCTCTGAGAAACAGAATGTGCAACTTATGAAGGAGATTACGGAGGAGGAGGTTAGAGAGGCCATCTttcatatgcatccagacaaagCTCCGGGGCCAGATG GTTTTAGCAAATCGTATGAAAAACTGCTGGATGTGGTGGTGTCGGACACACAAAGTGCGTTTATCCCGGGTAGCTTAATCTCTGATAATATCATGATATCGTACGAGGTAATGCACTATTTGAAGAGGAAGAAATTTGGCAAAGAGGGGTTTATGGCACTTAAGCTGGATATGAGCAAGGCTTACGATCGGATCGAATGGAAGTTTTTGGAGGCAATATTACGGAAATTGGGTTTTTGTGACTGGTGGGTGTATCTTGTAATGTAA
- the LOC141718056 gene encoding DNA (cytosine-5)-methyltransferase DRM2-like, whose amino-acid sequence MDGNASNDESCNIDWDTDDEREIGNFPPSSSSSFSVPNGDVNAGSGEGCSSAGSAKFRLIYDMKFPEELVLKAIEQSGETEDFESILETVLVLQALENSPEPQKNVPSDQCSSAYDDGFLDDLSDSDSWCESSIADATNAESAEDQRVLALTNMEYSVEEALIAIDRCGPGASVAELTDFITAAQMAKADDVFYKELPDESKKKRKLYELEVLKKKKRERGAYVAAEDNETIRLPIPMVGFGLPTAEGSTVIHRNLPEAAIGPPYFYYENVALAPKGVWDTISRFLYDVQPEFVDSKHICAAARKRGYVHNLPIDKRFMLVPLPPRTIHDALPMTKRWWPSWDTRTKLNCLQTCIGSARLTDRIRKALENYEDDPPKNVQKYVIDQCKKWNFVWVGRNKVAPLECDEVEMLLGFPKNHTRGGGISRTDRYKSLGNSFQVDTVAYHLSVLRDLFPGGINLLSLFSGIGGAEVALHRLGIRLKNVVSVEISEVNRNIVRSWWEQTNQKGTLIHIADVQKLNADRLEQYMASFGGFDLIVGGSPCNNLAGSNRHHRDGLEGEHSSLFYDYFRILDLVKCMMNRR is encoded by the exons ATG GATGGGAATGCTTCAAATGATGAAAGTTGCAACATTGATTGGGATACAGATGATGAAAGGGAAATTGGAAATTTCCCCCCATCTTCAAGTTCTAGTTTTTCGGTTCCTAATGGAGATGTTAATGCCGGAAGTGGTGAG GGATGTTCTTCTGCAGGTTCTGCAAAATTTAGGTTGATCTATGACATGAAATTTCCTGAAGAATTGGTTTTGAAAGCAATTGAGCAAAGTG GAGAAACAGAGGATTTTGAATCTATATTGGAAACTGTTCTTGTTTTGCAG GCTCTTGAAAACTCTCCTGAGCCACAGAAAAATGTTCCTTCCGATCAGTGCTCTTCAGCATATGACGATGGCTTCTTGGATGATCTATCAGATTCAGATAGCTGGTGTGAAAGTTCAATAGCT GATGCTACAAATGCTGAATCAGCGGAAGACCAAAGAGTGTTGGCCTTGACAAATATGGAGTACTCGGTTGAAGAAGCTTTAATAGCCATTGATAGATGTG GTCCTGGGGCCTCAGTTGCTGAACTAACAGATTTTATCACTGCTGCTCAAATGGCAAAGGCGGATGATGTTTTTTATAAGGAGCTTCCTGATGAAAGCAAG AAGAAGAGAAAGCTTTATGAGTTGGAAGTGCTCAAAAAGAAGAAAAGGGAAAGAGGGGCTTATGTTGCTGCTGAAGACAATGAGACTATACGTCTTCCAATACCAATGGTTGGCTTTGGACTCCCTACAGCAGAAGGGAGTACAGTGATTCACAGAAACCTTCCGGAGGCAGCAATTGGGCCTCCTTATTTCTACTATGAGAATGTAGCACTGGCTCCAAAAGGAGTTTGGGACACCATTTCTCGATTTTTGTATGATGTTCAGCCAGAATTTGTTGATTCGAAACATATATGCGCTGCTGCAAGGAAAAGAGGTTATGTCCATAATCTGCCAATTGACAAGAGATTTATGCTTGTGCCACTTCCTCCACGGACAATACATGATGCTTTGCCTATGACAAAGAGGTGGTGGCCTTCATGGGATACCCGGACTAAGTTAAACTGCTTACAGACGTGTATTGGGAGTGCTAGACTGACTGACAGGATTCGCAAAGCTCTTGAAAATTATGAGGATGATCCACCAAAGAATGTACAGAAATATGTTATTGATCAATGCAAAAAGTGGAACTTTGTTTGGGTAGGAAGAAACAAGGTGGCACCTTTAGAGTGCGATGAGGTGGAAATGCTATTGGGTTTTCCAAAAAATCATACGAGGGGAGGTGGTATTAGTAGGACTGATCGATATAAATCTCTTGGCAACTCATTCCAG GTTGACACTGTGGCCTATCATTTGTCTGTGCTGAGGGATCTCTTTCCCGGTGGGATCAATCTTTTGTCACTTTTTTCTGGCATTGGAGGTGCAGAAGTGGCCCTTCACCGGCTTGGTATCCGTCTGAAAAATGTTGTCTCGGTGGAGATCTCTGAAGTAAATAGAAACATTGTCAGGAGTTGGTGGGAGCAAACTAACCAAAAAGGAACATTGATCCACATTGCTGATGTCCAGAAATTAAATGCTGATAGGTTAGAGCAATACATGGCTTCATTTGGCGGCTTTGacttgattgttggtggtagtcCATGCAACAATTTGGCTGGCAGCAACAGGCATCACAGGGATGGGCTTGAGGGTGAACATTCTTCACTCTTTTACGATTATTTTCGTATTCTGGACTTGGTGAAATGCATGATGAACAGGCGCTAG